From Acinetobacter sp. ASP199, the proteins below share one genomic window:
- a CDS encoding GGDEF domain-containing protein encodes MLILASWLMLICLSGATQIVWAQYDAAPESYFLAHQDEVTELKFNEDSTTSLQGKWLFYPRQFIEQPDPELESQVVELPASFKSFTGTNATYGTFISHFKIPQKFIGHRLALQIPSQYGAYSIYLNGDILLRLGEISKTPAGQVTEKAPKIASFVPQSEYFTLSIQVSNYTHLHGGLEKPLKIGPSTTINRQFMLHMLSIALVCGTVLGVGLFTILFSMFRGSVERNSRSIFIFGLFIIFLALHNLFSPPHPYAIVSKISWLWGARLEYLFTFLAILFFLSYMHLFKSRYIQRSVYYVAAGLLIFNIAVTLFSTPEVFERLALYSAIYGLVILGNFIYGFYVTLSQGDEYSSTNLFAIIFLCLTFLNDYLVLLNVIESVHLSFISTSLYALIIMFQQSRNYAHQTYYTERLNNKLMALNSSLDQKVRERTEQLHELNTKLQYQIKVDALTGAYNRRALNEEIQHLFNESIQHPEQTLSFAMIDVDYFKKYNDYYGHLKGDEVLQRLVQVIQQVLPEQGYLARYGGEEFAILLHDIPIAEAEEIFEIVLIAVRAEQLEHDNREDDKDYVTVSIGVAYMDAHHPYADIHALMKTADQHLYAAKLAGRDQIKCSAVAA; translated from the coding sequence GATCGTGTGGGCCCAATATGATGCTGCCCCAGAATCTTATTTCCTTGCCCATCAGGATGAGGTCACCGAACTAAAATTTAATGAAGATAGTACTACCTCGCTGCAAGGCAAATGGCTGTTCTATCCACGTCAGTTCATTGAGCAGCCAGATCCTGAACTTGAATCACAAGTAGTTGAGCTTCCCGCTTCATTCAAGAGCTTCACCGGAACCAATGCCACCTATGGCACTTTTATTAGTCATTTTAAAATTCCACAAAAATTTATTGGACACCGTCTAGCGCTTCAGATTCCGAGTCAGTATGGTGCTTATAGCATATATCTGAATGGGGATATCTTGCTGCGGCTTGGTGAAATCAGTAAAACCCCGGCCGGACAGGTGACTGAAAAGGCGCCTAAGATCGCATCTTTTGTGCCGCAGAGTGAGTACTTCACCTTAAGTATTCAGGTTTCCAACTATACTCATTTGCATGGTGGACTGGAAAAGCCTCTGAAAATTGGCCCTTCTACGACCATTAACCGACAGTTTATGCTGCACATGCTGAGTATTGCTTTGGTCTGTGGCACCGTGCTGGGGGTAGGGCTATTTACCATTTTATTTTCCATGTTTCGCGGATCTGTGGAGCGCAATAGCCGCAGTATATTTATTTTTGGCTTATTTATTATTTTTTTGGCCCTGCATAATCTGTTTTCTCCGCCGCATCCATATGCCATTGTAAGTAAAATCAGTTGGCTATGGGGGGCGCGTCTAGAATATCTGTTCACTTTTCTGGCGATCTTATTCTTCCTGAGCTACATGCACCTGTTTAAGTCACGTTATATCCAACGTTCAGTTTATTACGTAGCTGCGGGATTACTGATTTTTAATATCGCAGTAACATTGTTCAGCACACCGGAAGTTTTTGAGCGTCTAGCTTTGTATAGTGCTATCTATGGTCTGGTGATACTGGGTAATTTCATTTATGGGTTTTATGTGACACTTTCTCAAGGAGATGAATATTCGTCCACTAACCTGTTTGCCATCATTTTTCTGTGCCTGACCTTTCTCAATGATTATCTGGTATTACTGAATGTGATTGAGAGCGTGCATCTGTCATTTATTTCGACCAGTCTGTATGCCTTGATCATTATGTTTCAGCAATCTCGTAATTATGCTCATCAAACCTACTATACCGAGCGACTGAATAATAAGTTAATGGCCTTGAACAGTTCGCTGGATCAGAAAGTTCGGGAAAGAACAGAACAGTTACATGAGCTGAATACCAAACTGCAATATCAGATTAAGGTCGATGCATTGACTGGCGCATATAACCGGCGTGCCTTAAATGAAGAAATCCAGCACCTGTTTAATGAAAGCATTCAACACCCTGAACAGACCTTATCCTTTGCAATGATCGATGTGGACTATTTTAAAAAATATAATGACTACTATGGTCACTTAAAAGGCGATGAAGTACTGCAACGGCTGGTTCAGGTGATTCAGCAGGTTCTGCCTGAACAGGGATATCTGGCGCGTTATGGAGGGGAAGAATTCGCAATTCTGTTACATGATATACCGATTGCTGAAGCCGAGGAAATTTTTGAAATCGTATTAATTGCAGTGCGTGCAGAACAGCTAGAACATGATAACCGCGAGGATGATAAAGATTATGTCACTGTGAGTATAGGGGTTGCCTATATGGATGCCCATCATCCTTATGCAGATATTCATGCACTGATGAAAACAGCAGACCAGCATCTGTATGCAGCCAAGCTGGCAGGTAGAGATCAAATCAAATGCAGTGCTGTTGCAGCCTGA
- a CDS encoding GNAT family N-acetyltransferase has protein sequence MIREGKVQDIPQIVHVVHDSIRSCVMDHKREEPRIQTWLEAFTHSTLIVEMLYNDCWVYTVHDRVVGFLMVSDQGEIRMHYVSSGMQRMGYGTQLFYYMLDFMTPKKIDRLEIETTRTALPYYTKLGFQNTSLQMQDEPALHLFKALSSSTYSQF, from the coding sequence ATGATTCGTGAAGGAAAGGTTCAGGATATTCCTCAAATTGTACATGTAGTTCATGACAGCATTCGCTCCTGTGTCATGGATCATAAACGTGAGGAACCCCGTATACAAACCTGGCTGGAAGCATTTACCCATTCCACCCTGATTGTGGAAATGCTGTATAACGATTGCTGGGTTTATACCGTACATGACAGAGTGGTCGGTTTTCTGATGGTGAGCGATCAGGGAGAAATCCGCATGCATTATGTTAGTAGCGGTATGCAGCGCATGGGATATGGAACGCAGTTATTTTATTACATGCTGGATTTTATGACGCCTAAAAAAATTGACCGCCTTGAAATTGAAACCACACGAACTGCGTTACCCTATTATACTAAACTTGGTTTTCAGAATACTTCTCTACAGATGCAGGATGAACCTGCATTACACCTGTTCAAAGCGTTATCTTCCAGCACATATTCTCAGTTCTGA